The Paenibacillus yonginensis genome segment TTATAGCTGGAGAGCGCCGCTGGAGAGCTGTCAAGAAGTTAGGTTTGGAGACGATCCCGGCGATTATTCGTGATTTTAATGATTCGCAGGCGGCTTCAATAGCGCTGATTGAGAATCTGCAAAGAGAAGGGCTCACTTCGATTGAAGAAGCCGTGGCTTATCAGAACTTGATTGACCTGCATCAATTGACGCAGGAGAGTCTGGCCCAGCGTTTGGGAAAAAGCCAATCCACCATCGCGAACAAAATTCGTTTGCTTCAGCTTCCTGAAATCGTGAAAAATGCCTTAATGGAACGGAAGATTACGGAGCGTCATGCACGTGCGTTATTGTCCTTGGACACGGAAGAATTGCAGCAAAAGGTTTTGGAAGAAATTATTTCGAAGGAACTGAATGTGAAACAAACCGAAGCAAGAATTGCTTTCTATAAAGAAGTTGCGAAAACTAAAAAGAAGAAACGGATTTCTTTTACGAAGGATGTCCGTTTGGCCTTGAATACGATTCGTCAATCCATCGATATGGTCAATGACTCGGGCTTGGAGATTAAGACTTCGGAAACCGATCATGAAGATCATTATGAGATCGTGATACAAATTCCAAAACGCTAATCAGTATGGAATGGTGATCCAGGAGCGGCAGAGGAGGCCGCTTTTTGCGTCTTTTTGTAGGAATTAGCAGCCCATGATCAACTTCCGAGCTACAAGAAGATTTCTAAGAATATTGAGGTGAACAGGTTGTCTAAAACTATTGCCATAGCAAATCAGAAGGGCGGGGTTGGAAAAACAACGACTTCCGTCAATTTAGGTGCTGGTCTTGCTTTAATCGGTAAAAAAGTGCTGCTGGTCGATATTGATCCGCAGGGAAATACAACAAGCGGTGTAGGCATAAATAAGGCAGATGTTCCCAATTGTATTTATGATGTGCTGATCAATGAAATCCATCCTAGAGAAGCTATTACACCTACGCAAGTGGAAGGATTGGATGTGATTGCAGCCACCATTCAACTGGCAGGTGCCGAAATTGAATTGGTTCCTACGATCTCCCGCGAGGTTCGGTTAAAGAAAGCCTTGCAGCTTGTAAAAAATGACTATGATTACATTCTGATTGATTGCCCTCCGTCTCTGGGCATTTTAACTTTGAATTCTCTGACGGCTGCCGACTCCGTTCTGATTCCGATCCAATGTGAGTTTTATGCACTGGAGGGACTCAGCCAATTGCTTAATACCGTTCGGTTGGTGCAAAAACATTTGAATACTTCGCTTGAAATCGAAGGTGTCTTGTTAACTATGTTTGATGCCCGTACGAATCTTGGTATTCAGGTGATTGAAGAAGTGAAAAAATATTTTCAACAGAAGGTCTACAAAACGGTTATTCCACGCAATGTCCGCTTGAGCGAAGCGCCTTCGCATGGACAAACGATTATGACTTATGATCCCCGTTCTAAAGGAGCAGAGGTTTATTTAGAGTTAGCAAAGGAAGTGGTCTCTTATGAGTAAACGCCTTGGTAAAGGACTTGACGCTCTAATTCCTTCGCTATCCGTTAATGAAGACGATAAAGTGGTGGAAATTGCATTAAAGCAGCTTCGTGCGAACCCTTACCAGCCAAGAAAATCGTTTGATGAAGAAGCCATTAAAGAGCTGGCCGAGTCAATCCGTCAGCATGGCGTCATTCAGCCGATCATCGTTCGGAGTGTTCTTAAAGGCTATGAGATTATTGCCGGGGAACGCCGTTTCCGTGCTTCTCAATACTGTGGAAAAGAAACCATTCCTGCAGTTGTGCGGAACTTCACGGACCAGCAAGTGATGGAAATTGCTCTTATCGAGAATCTCCAGCGTGAGAACTTAAATGCGATGGAGGTTGCAGTAGCGTATCAGGGACTTATGGATCAATTCCAATTGACACAGGAAGAATTATCCATGAAGGTGGGCAAATCCAGATCTCACATTGCTAACTTCCTCCGCTTATTATCTTTGCCGGAAGAGGTCAAGGATTATGTTTCACGTGGAACATTATCTATGGGCCATGCAAGAGCATTGGTCGGACTAAAACATCCGGAGATGATCAAGCAGCTTGCTGAACAGTGTATCGAAGGGGAATGGAGTGTCCGCCAACTGGAGGATGCGGTGCAGCAGCTCGATCGGAAGGGGAAAGAAAAGCCTAAGCCGGTTCAAAAGAAACGGGACCCCTATATTGAGGAAGTGGAAGAGGTTCTTCGTGATCGCTATAAAACAACTGTAAAAATTAAAGCCAGTAAAGATAAAGGCAAAATTGAAATCAATTATTACAGTCAACAGGATCTGCAGCGTTTACTCGATTTGCTCCAATAAGTCGATGATGACATATCTGTCTTGATTCCGAGATAGATGTGTCTTCTTGTTTATCGGAACTTTGCTCTGAAATGATTTAATTAACAGTGAAGGGATTAAGCCAGTTAGGGACCGCCAAAAGCAGCTGTTCCGAGGAATCATCTAATTAAGCTGAATACAAATAGAGATGAGAGCAAACGAAAGAAACCGAAGCAAAGAGGAGAGCAGGGAGGGATCACTTCTGGAACCGAAGGAAAGGATATATTTGGATTATGCAGCCACCTCTTGGCCCAAACCTCAAACGGTAATCGATGCCATGATGGATTCCGTAACGTTGATGGCGGGAAGTCCGGGACGTGGTACTCACGGCATGTCCCTGCAGGCTGGCAGGGTGATGAATAAGGCCAGATTAACTTTATCCAAGCTTCTAGGATTTGGAAATCCAAATGATGTTGCTTTTGCTCAGAATGCCACGATGGCCCTAAATTTGGCCATTAAAGGACTGCTTCAGCCTGGGGATCATGTGATCACCACCATGCTGGAACATAATTCGGTAAGGCGGCCGCTTGAGTTCCTGAAACGAACCCAAGGAATAGAAGTCGATTATGTACCTGTGACCATGTCCGGGCGGATTAATATGGAAGCTGTTAAAAAGCTGTTCCGCGCCCATACTAAACTGGTTATTGCTACCCATAGTTCCAATTTGCTTGGCTGCATTTTGCCCGTTGAAGAGCTTGCTCAATTGGCACATGAGCATGGAGCACTGATGCTCGTGGATGGTGCCCAGTCGGTTGGCAATTTGCCGCTTCATGTTGAGCGGATGGGGATCGATATGCTGGCATTCCCCGGGCATAAAGGGCTGCTTGGTCCGCAAGGGACAGGCGGACTTTATATTCACCCGGAGGTGCAGCTAGAGCCGCAAATGCACGGAGGAACGGGCAGTCAATCCGAGGAGCCGGAGCAGCCGAATATCCGGCCTGACCGTTATGAAGCGGGCACACCAAATGTTCCAGGCATTGCCGGAATGGCAGCCGGCGCAGAGGCAATATTAAATATTGGCGTGGAACAAATTTACAAACATGAATGGTCGCTGACCCAAACGATCGTGGAGAATTTGCAGAAGCTGAGCGGGGTGAAATTGTTAGGTCCCGCCTTAGGAGAGCCGCGGACTGGGATCGTATCCTTTATTTTGGAGAATCAGGATCCCGCTCAAACGGCATTCCAGCTGGATCGGAAATATGGGATTGCGGTTCGGGCTGGCTATCATTGTACCCCGCTGGGACATAGCCAATCTCAAACGACGGAGACGGGAGCAGTAAGGGTTAGTGTTGGTTATAGCACGCAAGAGCATGAGGTTGAAACGCTGATCCGGGCGGTTGCAGAGCTGTCCAGAGGCTGATTAAATAAAGAAAGTATGGAATGAAGCTAGAGTCGATAGAAGCTGGATTATTCATTCATCATGAACTTCGGCAATTAAAAGGAGAAGAACATTCACATGCAGGAATTGAACGATCTCATTTCAGATCAGCTGTTTGCTCTGGTTGGGGCTCTGGCTGTATTGGTGTTGTGGCTGCTGGTTTGGAATTTTGTCCAAGGGGCAAAGCTCAGAAAGATGCGCAGGAAATATGAGCTGATGATGAAGGGAACCGGCGTTGAAGATTTGGAAAGCTTGCTGCTGAATCTGAAGATACAGCTGGATGAGGTGGAGGAGGAACATGGGAAACAGCAGCGGCAACTGCAGCTTCTCGAATCCATTATCCCTAAGCAGAAAGCAAAAATAGGCATAAAGCGCTACAACGCTTATGCCGAAACCGGAAGCGACCTGAGCTTCTCCATTGCAATCATCAATGAAATGAAGGATGGAGTAGTGCTGACAGGATTGTTTAACCGGGATGGGTCTTATGTATACGCCAAACCGCTTAAACAAGGTGAATCCACCTATTTGTTGTCATCGGAAGAGCGGGAGGCCATTATTCTGGCTGAGCAAGAGGGCTAAAGCTGCTGCGTCTCCATTCTTTAATCGCGGAGTAAAGACTGCTTGCAATAATATCAGATAGACGCATCACGAGGCTAAGCCTAGTATTTTGAAGAACAAAGTATTCCATAAAGCCGCCGACATTGACGATGCCAGTCAGATGGATATCGCCAACCGGCGGTAATTCTTTATTTACGCCAGCTCCTGGCCGAAGAGGACCCTCCACAATTTGAATGCAGCCAACACTGGAGGATTGTCCCAGACAGGCATCAATGCCGATGATGAATGGGTGTTCATAGGTTTGGTTAATGAGAGTTAATGTATCCTGCAGGTTCATAGCATGAACCGGCTGCTCAAGAGTTCCGTACAAATGAAACAGCGTAGGGTCAAGCTTGGAAAGGGCGGACCCTACCAGAGGTCCCAGGCAGTCTCCTGTGGAACGATCAGTCCCGATACAGACAACAACAATTGGACGGTGATAAGCCATTTGCTTAAAATGGAGCAGAAGGCGATGAATAAGTGCAGAATGAACTCCCGGTTCCGTATGGGAGATTTTTAAGTATGGGGTGGCCTGTACACCGGAAATGGATTCCAATTGGGACATAGAGGCTTCTCTCCTTATTTTGAGATAAAATATATGCAGCAGCAGCTGTGTGACGGAATTGGAAAAAATGGATGGAAGCGGAAAGTCGGTAGAAGCAAAGCGAGCTTGACCGATCCTAGAGTATAGGACAACGTTGTAGTAGTCAGTATATGGAAAACGGGAGATTTTTATACTTCAATACAAGAAGAGATTTAGGAGGATCCGTATGGAGGATTGGCTGGTCATGGCATTTGATTCCACACAGCAGGCACTTCGTTCTGAAACGCTGATGGAATATTTAGAATTTGAATTTGATCTATTCCCGACGCCCAAGTCGATTACGGCAGGCTGTGCGCTGTCTATTCAATTTCCGCCCGAGCTGCTGGAGCGAGTCGTCCATATGATCCGGGAGGAGAAAGTAGAAATCAGGGGCATCTACAAACTCGAGGACGAGGTTTATCAAGAAATACAACTAGAGGAGGTTTGATCCGATGAACCGGTTTCTGGTAGGAGAGGTCAACGATGCACAAGAAGTAATCGAAGCGGCTACAACCTGGAAGGATAAGGTCTGGGATAAACTAACCGATACGGCGATGTGGGAGAACATCTTGTTCTCCGGTATCCGGATCGCGATTATTCTGGTGATTACCCGGTTATTTGTCCGGCTGATCTATAAGATAATTGACAACTCCCTGGAGCGAAGGGAGAAAAGTCGGTTAACCGTGAATCCGCGGAGATTTGTAACCGTTGGCGAGCTTCTTAAAAATGTAACGACAATCGTTAGCAATTTCATTATGATTATGCTTATATTAGGGGAGATAGGCGTTAACCTTGGACCCCTGATTGCAGGAGCCGGTGTTGTGGGACTTGCGATCGGCTTTGGCGCACAGAGTCTGGTGAAGGATGTCATTACGGGATTTTTTGTGATCTTTGAAGATCAGTTTGCGGTTGGCGACGTTGTTCAAATTGCCGGGGTCAAAGGAACGGTTGAGATGATTGGCCTCCGGTCCACCCGGCTGATCAGCTGGACGGGAGAGGTGCAGATTATTCCGAACGGCATGATTACGACCGTCACCAACTATTCGATCAATAACTCGCTGGCTTTGGTGGATCTGCCATTCAGCAACACCAGAAAGCTTGATGAAGCATTAGATTTACTGAAGGATGCCATGGCCCAGCTTAAAGAAGACAATGCGCTGGTGACGGAAATTCCTCATGTCGTTGGTGTCCAATCCTTGACCACAAGCGAATATGTAGTGAGGATTACAGCAGAATGCCAGCCGGGGATTCGCGCCGACTTAGAGCGTCAGATCAAGGCCTATGCAAAAGAAGCCCTTGAGCGGGAGGAAGCGAGACTGGCAGCCCGGGAGCAAGCGGGCGGGGGAGCATAATCAGACAGACCGTGTAACCAGAGGGTTTGGGTTCAATCAGGCGAACCGGCAGTGAAGATATAAATAGAGGGGGAGCAGGTATGGAACGGAAATCCTTTCAGCTTGGCGACATCGTACAAATGAAGAAAAACCATCCTTGCGGAAGCAACGAAATGGAAATCATTCGCATGGGCATGGATATTCGCATTAAATGTGTAGGCTGTAAGCACAGCGTGCTGATTCCCAGAGCCAAGTTCGAGAAAAATATGAAAAAGGTTATCCGTCCGGCAGCACCTGCCGAGCCAGAATGAAGGACGGCAGGGAAAACGGCGAATAACCGTGATTGACTTTTTTTGCATAGGTAGTCTTGCAAGATGCCTACAAGCATGGTACAATCATATATGCTGCGGAAAGGTACCCAAGAGGTCATAAGGGGACTGACTCGAAATCAGTTAGGCGTCGCAAGGCGTGCGAGGGTTCGAATCCCTCTCTTTCCGCCACCATAGTTAATCTGCTTACGAGCAGGATATAATTACCTCACTTTACTGAAACGAGACCTTCTACGTGATGAACGTAGAGGGTCTTTTTGCGTTATGGTTTATTTATTACGACAACAGACAATAGATAACAGATAACAGGACATAAGCAATTAGGTAAAAGAGCTATATACAGTTCAAATGACAAAATATAATTATTGTCATTTGAATGTTGATATGTTATATTAGGATCACAATAAGGTAATGACAAACCAATAAGTTTATCTCACCAGTAGAGAAAGGAAGATTATAATGACAACATTAACGGGTAAAGTAGCGATTGTTACAGGATCATCGAGAGGAATTGGCCGCCAAATTGCAGATCAGCTGGCAGGCTTAGGAGCCAAGGTAGTGATTAACTACTCCAGCAATCCGGAGAAAGCAGAGGAAGCGGTGGCCCAGATTAAACAGAAGGGCGGGGAGGCCGTAGCAGTTCAGGCAAATCTCGCCGTGTTCAGTGAAATCGAGAAGCTGTTCCAGGAAACGATTAATGCTTACGGCAAAGTGGATATTTTGGTTAACAACGCAGGTCTGATGATTACGAAACCGCTGGCGGAAATGACGGAGGCGGACTTTGACAAGCAGTTTGGCGTCAATGTCAAAGGTACTTATTTTGCAATCCAGCAGGCGATGAAATATATGTCCGATTACGGCCGGATTATCAATATCTCTACTTCGGTTGTTGGTCAAATGTTCCCGGGATACAGTGTGTATGCCGGTACCAAAGGGGCGGTAGAGCAGTTCACCCGCCAGCTGGCCAAAGAATTTGGTCCTAAGCAAATTACGATTAATGCCGTTGCGCCTGGACCGGTTAATACCGAGCTGTTTAACGTAGGCAAGACGGAACAGCAAATTGAAGGTATTAAGAAAATGAACGCGTTCGGACGCCTCGGCGAACCGGAGGACATTGCCAATGTCATTGAATTTCTGGTTAGCGAGAAATCGCAATGGGTGACTGGACAAACGCTGCGTGTGAACGGCGGTTTTATTTAAGATCAAAGCAGAAATAGAAATAGAAAGAGGTCTGTTCCCCTAGGAGCAGGCCTCTTTCTATTTTCCTTTTGCTGGGCTTCTATATTAAATGATCCCTTACCTTAATAGCGCTCCAGAACCAGATTGGTTTTAAGCGAATCCGCGTGCACCAGCCAGCCTTGGCTGTCCAGCAGGCTCATCAGCTGGGTGCGGTTAGCTGCCGCTATCGAATAGCTGTCTGTTTTGAACGAAATTTCAATCAAATTTTCCATGCCTGCTCCATCGGCAGTGCGAATCGGCCATACCTCAATGTCTGTGTCCAGGCCGTTAAATTCGCCGCTGTATTTGCTGACTTCAATCGGTCCGTGGGCACGGGATTTCTTCAGCGTATCTTTGCCCCACCCGCTTGAATGGGTCTTCTCCAGCTTGCCGGGGATGTTATCGACCAGGATGTCCAGTGCCTCATGCTCCGAAGGCAGCGACAGGCCGGCCGGGGCGGACTGGTCTTTATCGTTCGAGAAGCTCAGCGTCTGCTTGCCGTAACCCCAGTCGATTTCCGCTTTATAGTTGTCGTCCGAGGAATCGAACCCGGCTTTGTTGGCGGCGGTAAGGGCGGCTTCAATGTCCCCGTTGGTGATCGAAAAACGTTTCTTATAGGTAAGCTCGTATTTTTTCTTATCCTCTTTTTTCCGGAATCTTACATTCCAGCCCGAGTCATTCAGATCCAGTCCATCCGTATCAAAATATTCGACCAGCTGTCTGGCCGCAGGTTCGTTAATGCCAAAAGTATGGGTTACCGAGCTTTGCAGGGAGCCGTCACTGTTCAGCACTTGATTAGCATCCAGCAAGAACTTTACTTCATAGGACGGGACAGCGTTGGATGCGGCCCGGGCCTCCTGGGTTCCACTCCAGCCTGTCAGCAGGACTGCGGCCGTTAACGTAAGAGCAGTGATGGATTTGGCGATTTTGACATGAAAATTCATATCGTCACTCCTTTAAAATGGTTTGAAATCCTTACAGGCTTCACTTTAAAGGGGGTGTATCAATAGGGTGTCAAAGCAGCTCAACAGGCCGGTAAAAAAATGGAATAAATTCTTGAGGCCCCCCAAGATTTATTATTGGACAAGCTTCAGGCATTCTATCAAATGCTCGGTAAATTTGCTCAGCAGAGCAGAACGGTGGCGATTCTTATTGGTGGCCATATAGATATGGCGTTTAAATTCATTCCCCGGAATCTCTCTCATCTCCAGCAGCCCCTGCTTCAATTCCGCCTCTACAGCCATTCTGGAGACGAAAGAGACGTGCTCCCCAAGAATAACAGCTTGCTTAATCGCCTCCAGCGAATCGAACTCCAGGTAGGAGGGAAGGCGGCGGCGATTGCCTTCCAGCCACCTCTCCGTAAGACGGCGGGTGCTCGACTCCGCGCCGTGGAGTACAAAGGAGGAGGAGGCGATCTGCTCGGCGGTAGGCTGGGGATCTGCAGCTAATATATGGTTCGGAGAGAAGATCAGCACAAGATCATCTTCGCAGATCGTCTCGGTCTGCAGCTCGGGCGACATAAAAGGT includes the following:
- the noc gene encoding nucleoid occlusion protein — its product is MKEQFSKLFGLTERSAGDEVKQIPVDEIVGSPYQPRTIFDDEKIEELCQTIKTHGVIQPIVVRFRNNTYEIIAGERRWRAVKKLGLETIPAIIRDFNDSQAASIALIENLQREGLTSIEEAVAYQNLIDLHQLTQESLAQRLGKSQSTIANKIRLLQLPEIVKNALMERKITERHARALLSLDTEELQQKVLEEIISKELNVKQTEARIAFYKEVAKTKKKKRISFTKDVRLALNTIRQSIDMVNDSGLEIKTSETDHEDHYEIVIQIPKR
- a CDS encoding ParA family protein, which gives rise to MSKTIAIANQKGGVGKTTTSVNLGAGLALIGKKVLLVDIDPQGNTTSGVGINKADVPNCIYDVLINEIHPREAITPTQVEGLDVIAATIQLAGAEIELVPTISREVRLKKALQLVKNDYDYILIDCPPSLGILTLNSLTAADSVLIPIQCEFYALEGLSQLLNTVRLVQKHLNTSLEIEGVLLTMFDARTNLGIQVIEEVKKYFQQKVYKTVIPRNVRLSEAPSHGQTIMTYDPRSKGAEVYLELAKEVVSYE
- a CDS encoding ParB/RepB/Spo0J family partition protein; translated protein: MSKRLGKGLDALIPSLSVNEDDKVVEIALKQLRANPYQPRKSFDEEAIKELAESIRQHGVIQPIIVRSVLKGYEIIAGERRFRASQYCGKETIPAVVRNFTDQQVMEIALIENLQRENLNAMEVAVAYQGLMDQFQLTQEELSMKVGKSRSHIANFLRLLSLPEEVKDYVSRGTLSMGHARALVGLKHPEMIKQLAEQCIEGEWSVRQLEDAVQQLDRKGKEKPKPVQKKRDPYIEEVEEVLRDRYKTTVKIKASKDKGKIEINYYSQQDLQRLLDLLQ
- a CDS encoding aminotransferase class V-fold PLP-dependent enzyme, whose translation is MRANERNRSKEESREGSLLEPKERIYLDYAATSWPKPQTVIDAMMDSVTLMAGSPGRGTHGMSLQAGRVMNKARLTLSKLLGFGNPNDVAFAQNATMALNLAIKGLLQPGDHVITTMLEHNSVRRPLEFLKRTQGIEVDYVPVTMSGRINMEAVKKLFRAHTKLVIATHSSNLLGCILPVEELAQLAHEHGALMLVDGAQSVGNLPLHVERMGIDMLAFPGHKGLLGPQGTGGLYIHPEVQLEPQMHGGTGSQSEEPEQPNIRPDRYEAGTPNVPGIAGMAAGAEAILNIGVEQIYKHEWSLTQTIVENLQKLSGVKLLGPALGEPRTGIVSFILENQDPAQTAFQLDRKYGIAVRAGYHCTPLGHSQSQTTETGAVRVSVGYSTQEHEVETLIRAVAELSRG
- a CDS encoding DUF4446 family protein; the encoded protein is MQELNDLISDQLFALVGALAVLVLWLLVWNFVQGAKLRKMRRKYELMMKGTGVEDLESLLLNLKIQLDEVEEEHGKQQRQLQLLESIIPKQKAKIGIKRYNAYAETGSDLSFSIAIINEMKDGVVLTGLFNRDGSYVYAKPLKQGESTYLLSSEEREAIILAEQEG
- the yyaC gene encoding spore protease YyaC, coding for MSQLESISGVQATPYLKISHTEPGVHSALIHRLLLHFKQMAYHRPIVVVCIGTDRSTGDCLGPLVGSALSKLDPTLFHLYGTLEQPVHAMNLQDTLTLINQTYEHPFIIGIDACLGQSSSVGCIQIVEGPLRPGAGVNKELPPVGDIHLTGIVNVGGFMEYFVLQNTRLSLVMRLSDIIASSLYSAIKEWRRSSFSPLAQPE
- a CDS encoding DUF3343 domain-containing protein encodes the protein MEDWLVMAFDSTQQALRSETLMEYLEFEFDLFPTPKSITAGCALSIQFPPELLERVVHMIREEKVEIRGIYKLEDEVYQEIQLEEV
- a CDS encoding mechanosensitive ion channel family protein, giving the protein MNRFLVGEVNDAQEVIEAATTWKDKVWDKLTDTAMWENILFSGIRIAIILVITRLFVRLIYKIIDNSLERREKSRLTVNPRRFVTVGELLKNVTTIVSNFIMIMLILGEIGVNLGPLIAGAGVVGLAIGFGAQSLVKDVITGFFVIFEDQFAVGDVVQIAGVKGTVEMIGLRSTRLISWTGEVQIIPNGMITTVTNYSINNSLALVDLPFSNTRKLDEALDLLKDAMAQLKEDNALVTEIPHVVGVQSLTTSEYVVRITAECQPGIRADLERQIKAYAKEALEREEARLAAREQAGGGA
- a CDS encoding DUF951 domain-containing protein; protein product: MERKSFQLGDIVQMKKNHPCGSNEMEIIRMGMDIRIKCVGCKHSVLIPRAKFEKNMKKVIRPAAPAEPE
- a CDS encoding SDR family oxidoreductase — protein: MTTLTGKVAIVTGSSRGIGRQIADQLAGLGAKVVINYSSNPEKAEEAVAQIKQKGGEAVAVQANLAVFSEIEKLFQETINAYGKVDILVNNAGLMITKPLAEMTEADFDKQFGVNVKGTYFAIQQAMKYMSDYGRIINISTSVVGQMFPGYSVYAGTKGAVEQFTRQLAKEFGPKQITINAVAPGPVNTELFNVGKTEQQIEGIKKMNAFGRLGEPEDIANVIEFLVSEKSQWVTGQTLRVNGGFI
- a CDS encoding LysR substrate-binding domain-containing protein, coding for MNLNLLKLRIVELLEKHHKITTVAEILELKQPTVTFHMKNMERDFGVKLFDTRMGKIILTDAGYALHHYAVKIGALAAEAQRAVTEFDALRKGSLRIGASYVPATYLLPEVLHRFSTKYPGIHISLSVKTAPAIRDMLEKHSIDLGIISTEPFMSPELQTETICEDDLVLIFSPNHILAADPQPTAEQIASSSFVLHGAESSTRRLTERWLEGNRRRLPSYLEFDSLEAIKQAVILGEHVSFVSRMAVEAELKQGLLEMREIPGNEFKRHIYMATNKNRHRSALLSKFTEHLIECLKLVQ